In one window of Pseudomonas putida DNA:
- a CDS encoding type II toxin-antitoxin system RatA family toxin: MTTHIQRSALLPYPAQALYDLVNDVASYPEFLPWCSDSTVLEASDTHMRAKLEVAKGGMSQQFVTRNVLVPGQSIEMNLEEGPFTQLHGVWVFKALGEKACKISLDLSFDYAGPLVRATLGPLFNQAANTLVDAFCQRAKQLHG, translated from the coding sequence ATGACTACCCATATTCAACGCTCCGCCCTGCTGCCATACCCTGCCCAGGCGCTCTACGACCTGGTCAACGACGTGGCCAGCTACCCTGAGTTTCTTCCCTGGTGCTCGGACTCGACGGTGCTCGAGGCGAGTGACACGCACATGCGGGCGAAGCTGGAGGTAGCCAAGGGTGGCATGAGCCAGCAGTTCGTCACGCGCAATGTGCTGGTACCGGGGCAATCCATCGAGATGAACCTGGAAGAAGGGCCCTTCACCCAGTTGCATGGTGTGTGGGTGTTCAAGGCGTTGGGCGAGAAAGCCTGCAAGATCAGCCTCGACCTGTCGTTCGATTACGCCGGGCCGCTGGTGCGCGCCACCCTCGGGCCATTGTTCAACCAGGCAGCCAACACCCTCGTCGATGCCTTCTGCCAGCGAGCCAAGCAGCTGCATGGCTGA
- a CDS encoding outer membrane protein assembly factor BamE yields the protein MQNTKLLLTSLTLVGLLALAGCSFPGVYKIDIQQGNVVTQDMIDQLRPGMTRRQVRFIMGNPLLQDTFNTNRWDYLYSIQPGGGKRQQERMSIFFNESDQLVSLSGDFMPGVSRDQEILGGSSTTTVSPANQPSQQPEKPAKAGSTEESIQREIDTIETTPVPTPAPLETSPQ from the coding sequence ATGCAAAACACCAAGCTCTTGCTAACCAGCCTCACCCTCGTGGGACTGCTCGCACTCGCCGGTTGCTCGTTTCCCGGGGTTTACAAAATCGACATCCAGCAGGGCAATGTCGTCACGCAGGACATGATAGACCAATTGCGCCCCGGAATGACCCGACGGCAAGTAAGGTTTATCATGGGCAACCCGCTCCTGCAGGACACCTTCAACACCAATCGCTGGGATTATCTCTACAGCATCCAGCCTGGCGGCGGTAAGCGCCAGCAGGAGCGCATGAGCATCTTCTTCAACGAAAGCGACCAACTGGTCAGCCTGTCCGGCGATTTCATGCCAGGCGTGAGCCGCGACCAGGAAATCCTGGGGGGCAGCAGCACCACGACCGTCAGCCCGGCCAACCAGCCGTCTCAACAGCCAGAGAAGCCAGCCAAGGCCGGCTCGACGGAAGAGTCGATCCAGCGTGAAATCGACACCATCGAGACGACACCGGTGCCCACACCGGCTCCCCTGGAGACCTCGCCGCAATAA
- a CDS encoding RnfH family protein yields MAETLGIEVAYATAARQWLLACRVPQGVTLREALRLSGIAAQVPGLDIESCPVGVFGKVVADPQQRQVEEGERLEIYRPLLIDPKAMRRQRAEKAKAARG; encoded by the coding sequence ATGGCTGAGACGCTGGGTATCGAGGTGGCTTACGCGACTGCGGCACGCCAGTGGCTGCTGGCGTGCCGGGTGCCGCAGGGCGTGACGCTGCGTGAGGCCTTGCGCTTGTCTGGTATCGCTGCGCAAGTGCCAGGGCTGGATATTGAAAGCTGCCCGGTAGGCGTGTTCGGCAAGGTCGTCGCCGATCCGCAGCAGCGTCAGGTAGAGGAGGGCGAGCGCCTGGAAATCTACCGGCCGCTGCTGATCGACCCGAAGGCGATGCGCAGACAGCGAGCCGAAAAGGCCAAGGCTGCACGCGGGTAA